A stretch of Deltaproteobacteria bacterium DNA encodes these proteins:
- a CDS encoding NAD(P)/FAD-dependent oxidoreductase has protein sequence MAGKTVVVLGGGVGGLVASSKLRKMLGREHRVVLVDRDTRHIFAPSFTWLMLGWRTPPQIIRDLSLLRRKGIEYVNAEALEIDPGNRLVKTGAGDFAYDYLILALGAELDPQSVPGLSGSAHTPYSLDGAVALRDALKNFAGGKVAVVISALPFKCPAAPYETALLMEYAFRQRGIRDKVDLRVFTPETLPMPVAGTEVGTAVKRFLDERGIGFHPQHKLSSVDAGKKEIAFENGQKAGFDLLVAVPPHRSPEVVRKSALANEAGWISVDRRTLKTGLDDVYALGDVASISLPGRYRPDMPLPLPKAGVFAHFQAAAVAFNIASEVKGGTGSEIFSGKGYCFLETGYGMAGYGSGNFYGEPQPAVTFGRPTRPWRIAKVLFEKWWLRHWF, from the coding sequence ATGGCGGGAAAAACGGTCGTCGTTCTGGGCGGGGGCGTCGGGGGACTCGTTGCCTCCAGCAAGCTCCGGAAGATGTTGGGGAGGGAACACCGGGTCGTCCTTGTGGATCGGGATACCCGCCATATATTCGCTCCCTCCTTCACGTGGCTCATGCTGGGGTGGCGCACTCCTCCCCAAATCATCCGGGATCTGAGCCTGTTGAGGAGAAAGGGGATCGAATACGTAAACGCCGAGGCGCTGGAGATCGACCCCGGGAACCGGCTCGTGAAAACCGGCGCCGGTGATTTCGCCTATGATTACCTGATTCTCGCCCTCGGCGCCGAACTCGACCCGCAGTCCGTTCCTGGGTTATCCGGCTCCGCACACACTCCCTATTCGCTGGATGGCGCCGTCGCGCTCCGGGATGCCCTGAAAAATTTCGCCGGCGGGAAAGTGGCCGTCGTCATCTCCGCGCTTCCCTTCAAATGTCCGGCCGCCCCCTATGAGACGGCCCTCTTGATGGAGTACGCCTTCAGGCAAAGGGGAATCCGGGACAAAGTCGATCTGCGCGTTTTCACGCCGGAGACGCTGCCGATGCCTGTCGCCGGAACTGAAGTGGGAACCGCCGTGAAGCGGTTCCTGGATGAACGGGGCATCGGTTTCCATCCGCAGCACAAGCTTTCCTCGGTGGACGCGGGGAAAAAGGAGATCGCCTTCGAAAACGGCCAAAAGGCCGGTTTCGACCTCCTTGTCGCCGTGCCGCCCCACCGAAGTCCCGAAGTCGTCCGGAAATCCGCCTTGGCGAACGAGGCGGGCTGGATCTCCGTGGACAGGAGAACGCTGAAGACGGGATTAGATGACGTCTACGCGCTTGGGGACGTCGCGTCCATTTCGCTCCCCGGGAGGTACCGGCCCGACATGCCCCTTCCGCTTCCAAAGGCGGGAGTGTTCGCCCACTTCCAGGCGGCGGCGGTCGCCTTCAACATCGCTTCCGAGGTCAAGGGCGGAACCGGCAGCGAAATCTTCAGTGGAAAGGGGTACTGCTTCCTGGAGACCGGTTACGGGATGGCCGGATACGGGAGCGGTAACTTCTACGGGGAGCCGCAGCCGGCGGTTACGTTCGGCCGACCCACTCGGCCGTGGCGCATCGCGAAGGTCCTTTTCGAGAAATGGTGGTTACGTCACTGGTTCTAA